One Solanum lycopersicum chromosome 4, SLM_r2.1 DNA window includes the following coding sequences:
- the LOC101254990 gene encoding uncharacterized protein — protein MNLARYSKEYIDGIESFLDFAYSYGDPHREKIQCPCAKCCNILWNRRNVVYDHLICHGFIKGYTRWINHGEWDIKLNVDDDMDYSCDDIDGLLNDQFRDVAQAGGVYDGPNEDAKKFYSLLEEANQELYSGCIGFSKLSFTLRLYLLKCLHGWSNESFTSLLELLKEAIPELNIPQSYNKTKSMVKNLGLDYDKIDACPNDCMLFRNDHKEDEFCHTCGASRYIQAPKVDNELESSKKQHRVSAKTLRHFPLIPRLKRLFMCSKMADSLRWHEEKRSKDGKLRHPADGLAWKDFDRVHPDFTLDCRNVRLGLSSDGFNPFRTMSISHSTWPVMLMIYNLPPWMCMKSEYSILSLLIPGPRSPGNDIDIYLQPLIDELKLLWDSGVETYDASRNETFQMRAALMWTISDFPAYAMLSGWSTKGKFACPCCNYGTNSRYLKHSRKMCYMDHRVFLPMDHPWRSNKRSFNGKTEFRPPPAPLKGIDVLNSLRDFENVFGKKKKRSNDGPWKKRSILFELPYWQHNLLRHNLDVMHIEKNIVDSILGTLLDISGKTKDHAKARYDLKDMGIRKNLHPQDTEDSKRTKLTKACFSMTNGEKSIFCGVLKTAKLPDGSASNISRCVHLDERKVSNYKTHDAHFMLHYLLPIPIKSILPDHVAIPLIRLSSFFHRLCQKVITLEELDCLEVEIIETVNQLERIFPPSFFDIMIHLPIHLVNEVRLGGPVQNRWMYSTEREMGTFKSYIRNRRFPEGCIAETRVEIDCMNLFSKYLHRGVHTRFNRRARNNDECDPSDAEPVSLFSNKGVPLGAKKTDPIILDDKSLSQAHAYLLGNCDDVQEYIREHEQEVNNQSRRSKWRKAKNHCQNFSQWFEIRALQEDVSDLIKQLSRGPNSVAKRYSGYLINGYRFHVRQRDTRRKTQNSGVTLIASTTSFASSKDKNPIAADLTYYGRIVDIVELNYYSHFKVVLFKCDWYEVEKDVYGLTYVYFNKRCSQEEPFVLASQVHQCFYVQDPYDQDKHYVMKTVPRDLFNMGDEVESNLPQSYENEQSEHSKGPSIPKDNGEVLLTRTDLPETIIDVPVEEFVNQQLEVEYEEEFEDESENEYEDEFSDALEDETENEYEDEFDDEVESEEDTP, from the exons ATGAATTTAGCAAGGTATAGCAAAGAGTATATTGATGGCATTGAATCATTTCTAGATTTTGCTTACTCTTATGGAGATCCTCATAGAGAGAAAATTCAGTGTCCATGTGCGAAATGTTGTAATATTCTTTGGAACCGAAGGAATGTAGTGTATGATCATCTAATATGCCATGGATTCATTAAAGGCTATACTAGATGGATCAATCACGGGGAATGGGAtatcaagttgaatgttgatgatgatatggattACTCGTGTGATGATATTGATGGGTTgttgaatgatcaatttagaGATGTTGCACAGGCTGGAGGAGTTTATGATGGTCCAAATGAAGATGCCAAGAAATTCTATAGCTTACTTGAAGAGGCAAACCAAGAATTATATTCTGGTTGTATAGGTTTCTCTAAATTATCATTCACACTTCGcttatatttgttgaagtgtttacATGGATGGAGCAATGAATCATTCACTTCTCTTCTAGAGTTATTAAAAGAGGCGATTCCCGAGTTGAACATTCCTCAGTCTTACAATAAAACCAAGTCTATGGTTAAGAATCTTGGTCtggattatgataaaattgatgcatgtccaaatgattgcatgttgttCAGGAATGATCATAAGGAAGACGAATTTTGTCACACTTGTGGAGCTTCACGGTATATTCAAGCTCCTAAAGTTGATAATGAGCTTGAGTCTTCAAAAAAGCAACATCGAGTTTCTGCAAAGACTTTGAGACACTTTCCATTAATTCCTAGACTCAAAAGGCTATTTATGTGCTCAAAGATGGCAGATTCGTTGAGGTGGCATGAAGAGAAACGTTCTAAAGATGGAAAGTTAAGGCATCCCGCTGATGGTCTAGCATGGAAAGACTTTGATAGGGTGCATCCAGATTTCACACTAGATTGTCGCAATGTGAGACTTGGCTTGTCAAGTGATGGATTCAATCCATTTCGAACCATGAGTATATCACATAGCACATGGccagttatgttgatgatttataaTCTGCCGCCTTGGATGTGCATGAAATCTGAATATTCCATACTTTCTTTACTTATACCTGGACCACGATCACCTGGAAAtgacattgatatttacttacaaccattgatagacgagttaaaattattatgggaTTCTGGGGTTGAAACATATGATGCTTCCAGAAATGAAACTTTTCAAATGCGGGCAGCTCTTATGTGGACAATCAGTGATTTTCCTGCATATGCTATGTTATCTGGTTGGAGTACAAAAGGCAAGTTTGCTTGCCCTTGCTGTAACTATGGCACTAATTCTCGCTATCTTAAACATAGTCGAAAAATGTGCTATATGGATCATCGTGTTTTTCTACCGATGGATCATCCATGGAGATCAAACAAAAGATCATTCAATGGAAAAACTGAATTTAGGCCTCCTCCAGCTCCTTTAAAGGGAATTGATGTTCTTAATAGCTTACGTgattttgaaaatgtgtttgggaaaaagaaaaagagatcaaATGATGGCCCATGGAAAAAAAGgtcaattttatttgaattaccTTACTGGCAGCATAACTTGTTACGTCACAACCTTGATGTAATGCACATAGAGAAGAACATAGTTGATAGCATACTTGGAACTCTTTTGGATATTTCAGGAAAAACAAAGGATCATGCAAAAGCACGGTATGATTTGAAAGATATGGGAATCAGGAAGAACCTTCATCCACAAGATACAGAAGATAGTAAGAGAACAAAGCTTACAAAGGCATGCTTCTCAATGACAAATGGAGAGAAATCCATcttttgtggagttttaaagaCAGCCAAGCTACCTGATGGTAGTGCCTCAAATATATCTAGGTGTGTGCACTTGGATGAAAGAAAGGTGTCTAATTATAAAACCCATGATGCTCATTTCATGTTACATTACTTGCTTCCAATACCAATTAAAAGCATTCTTCCTGATCATGTGGCTATTCCTTTGATTCGTCTAAGTTCCTTCTTCCATCGTTTGTGCCAAAAAGTAATCACATTGGAGGAACTAGATTGCTTAGAAGTAGAGATCATAGAAACAGTAAATCAGTTGGAGCGAATTTTTCctccttcattttttgatatCATGATTCATTTGCCTATTCATTTGGTGAATGAAGTGAGATTAGGCGGCCCTGTGCAAAATCGATGGATGTATTCCACTGAAAGAGAAATGGgtacattcaaatcatacattCGCAATAGGCGTTTTCCAGAAGGTTGCATAGCAGAGACACGAGTGGAAATAGATTGCATGAATTTATTCTCAAAATATCTGCATCGGGGTGTGCATACCAGATTTAATAGGAGAGCGCGAAATAATGATGAATGTGACCCAAGTGACGCAGAACCTGTGAGTTTGTTTTCTAACAAAGGAGTTCCTTTAGGAGCAAAGAAAACTGATCCAATCATTTTAGATGATAAGTCACTAAGTCAGGCACATGCATACTTATTGGGAAATTGTGACGATGTTCAAGAATATATTAG AGAGCATGAGCAAGAGGTTAATAATCAGTCACGAAGATCTAAATGGAGAAAAGCAAAGAATCATTGTCAAAACTTCTCTCAATGGTTTGAAATTCGTGCTTTGCAAGAGGATGTGTCTGATTTGATAAAACAATTATCTAGAGGACCAAATTCTGTTGCGAAAAGATATTCTGGGTATCTCATAAATGGATATAGATTCCATGTTAGGCAGCGTGATACAAGGCGTAAAACACAAAATAGTGGTGTTACACTAATTGCCTCAACTACAAGCTTTGCAAGttcaaaggataaaaatccgATTGCTGCAGATTTGACTTATTATGGTAGAATagttgatattgttgaattaaaCTATTACAGCCATTTTAAGGTTGTTTTATTTAAgtgtgattggtatgaggttgaAAAAGATGTTTATGGCCTTACTTATGTCTATTTTAACAAGAGATGTTCCCAGGAAGAGCCTTTTGTGCTTGCATCTCAAGTACACCAATGCTTCTATGTGCAAGATCCATATGATCAAGATAAACATTATGTTATGAAGACTGTTCCAAGAGACCTGTTTAACATGGGTGATGAAGTTGAATCTAATCTCCCACAAAGTTATGAAAATGAGCAATCTGAACATTCGAAGGGTCCATCTATACCAAAAGATAATGGTGAAGTACTCTTAACAAGGACTGATTTACCAGAAACAATCATTGATGTGCCTGTGGAGGAATTTGTCAATCAACAACTTGAAGTCGAGTATGAAGAAGAGTTTGAAGATGAGTCtgaaaatgagtatgaagatgAGTTTTCAGATGCGCTTGAAGACGAGACtgaaaatgagtatgaagatgAGTTTGATGATGAAGTCGAGTCTGAAGAAGACACACCATGA
- the LOC101255289 gene encoding uncharacterized protein, protein MNQSTMLKKKGLNPNKGQSPLKNLDVDMQYRSSAELANKFKIKREQLANERNDKAKKEQALISHKRKNFEDFIPQQGKSKLLGNKSVIQSSSRFHTSLKKDVTASAHATGTALGNGEARHDILDLPNCKQVKRKPVIPASTLDQFLKDQGIHNDDETKRDNNTTSDVEFMHTPTINEHNKGLDDRVEQEEFSKDKCDVEKEIDIDCSTKEMSKPKKVRGHTTCKDIHARNLEERKEVTFDKGQAVGPTNKIVSQLSNFIGTIARNPRFISLMYTSWHVVPKDTKKRMWEYVNSKFLLPVEGKKWVMTGLRDAWRRHKQKIKKNFFDKDSTLEDMLAKCPDGIPHHQFRQLIEYWKHPTVQAICEMNSQNRKKQKWRHRMGPINFARVRVALRAAKDNNEEPSKPEIFIATRTKTGKEIQADTQVAIAELQSRQNSGETADDAFRAVFGKEQPGRVRCYGRSVTTSSLKKDEEINNLKQKHADEITSLKEELREEMRHLFTQLLQKNPGLNFQDIPGCVGSNLASPIDASSAQAVKGTNLPYSSGSAQDSVHQKENVGN, encoded by the exons ATGAATCAATCAACAATgctaaagaaaaagggtttaaaTCCAAACAAAGGTCAAAGTCCATTGAAGAATCTGGATGTTGATATGCAATACCGATCAAGTGCTGAATTGGCCAACAAATTCAAGATTAAGAGAGAACAACTTGCAAATGAACGCAATGATAAAGCTAAGAAAGAGCAGGCACtaatatcacataaaagaaagaattttgagGATTTCATTCCACAACAAGGAAAGAGTAAATTGCTTGGGAACAAATCAGTCATTCAATCATCTTCAAGGTTCCATACGTCATTGAAGAAAGATGTTACTGCTTCAGCACATGCGACTGGAACAGCACTAGGTAATGGAGAGGCACGACATGATATTCTTGATCTACCGAATTGCAAACAGGTAAAGAGGAAGCCGGTCATACCAGCTAGTACTCTTGATCAGTTTCTAAAAGATCAAGGGATACACAACGATGATGAAACAAAACGTGACAACAACACAACAAGTGATGTCGAATTTATGCATACTCCTACTATTAATGAACATAACAAAGGATTGGATGATCGTGTGGAACAAGAAGAATTCAGTAAAGATAAATGTGATGTCGAAAAGGAAATTGACATTGATTGTAGTACAAAAG AAATGTCGAAGCCAAAAAAAGTTCGAGGACATACAACATGTAAGGATATTCATGcaagaaatttggaagaaagaaaggaggtTACATTTGATAAAGGACAAGCGGTGGGACCAACTAATAAGATAGTTTCACAATTAAGCAACTTTATAGGAACAATTGCAAGGAATCCTAGATTCATCAGCTTGATGTACACTAGTTGGCATGTGGTGCCAAAGGATACTAAAAAGCGCATGTGGGAATACGTCAAT tCCAAATTTCTACTTCCAGTAGAAGGAAAGAAGTGGGTGATGACTGGTCTTCGTGATGCTTGGAGGCGACacaagcaaaaaattaaaaagaatttttttgataaagacagtacccttgaggatatgctagCAAAATGTCCTGATGGCATTCCACATCATCAATTCCGCCAGTTGATCGAGTATTGGAAACACCCAACTGTTCAA GCTATATGCGagatgaattctcaaaacaggaaaaaacaaaagtggAGGCATCGAATGGGACCTATTAATTTTGCTAGAGTACGCGTGGCATTG CGTGCAGCCAAAGACAACAACGAAGAACCATCAAAGCCTGAAATATTTATTGCAACTCGTACCAAGACGGGAAAGGAAATCCAGGCTGATACCCAAGTTGCAATA GCTGAACTTCAAAGTCGCCAAAATTCTGGGGAAACAGCTGATGATGCATTTAGGGCAGTGTTTGGAAAGGAGCAGCCTGGTCGAGTTAGGTGCTATGGTAGATCAGTGACAACAAGTTCTTTGAAGAAAGATGAGGAAATTAACAATCTAAAACAAAAGCATGCCGATGAAATCACTTCTCTAAAGGAAGAATTGAGAGAAGAAATGCGACATTTATTCACTCAATTGCTGCAAAAGAACCCTGGATTGAATTTTCAAGATATACCCGGGTGTGTTGGATCTAACCTTGCTTCACCTATTGATGCAAGTAGTGCACAAGCTGTAAAAGGCACAAATCTTCCATATTCTTCGGGGTCAGCTCAAGATTCGGTTCATCAAAAg GAAAATGTAGGTAACTGA